In Candidatus Methanoperedens sp., a single genomic region encodes these proteins:
- a CDS encoding DUF169 domain-containing protein, whose translation MDMQIKQKFLELWKKYFNDSELPITFYYTDEEGHAELAKPGSVVRCVIGAVSNIRKGKSFCFNIESIGCFGGKRYLGFTDKIRPNFEYFLSCGIPGELEGERYKKSPQLVKELMEKIPAFKAPAQYIVFKRWDMLEEQDNPEVVIFFAHADVLSGLFTLAGFDMAEPNGVISPFGAGCATIVQYPYLEKDSDSPRGVLGMFDVSARPFVPENVLTFSVPMNKFVTMIENMEESFLITGSWKMVQKRIASARK comes from the coding sequence ATGGACATGCAAATCAAACAAAAATTCCTTGAACTCTGGAAAAAATACTTTAACGATTCCGAACTTCCCATCACCTTTTATTATACTGACGAGGAAGGACACGCCGAACTCGCAAAACCCGGCTCGGTAGTCCGATGCGTGATCGGGGCAGTATCAAACATAAGAAAAGGAAAATCTTTCTGTTTTAACATCGAATCCATAGGCTGCTTTGGCGGGAAACGATATCTCGGCTTCACCGACAAAATCAGACCCAACTTCGAATATTTCCTCTCCTGCGGTATTCCCGGCGAACTTGAGGGGGAGCGCTATAAAAAATCCCCGCAGCTTGTTAAGGAACTGATGGAAAAAATCCCTGCATTCAAAGCGCCTGCGCAGTACATTGTATTCAAGAGGTGGGACATGCTCGAGGAGCAAGATAACCCGGAGGTTGTTATCTTCTTCGCTCATGCCGATGTTCTCTCCGGTCTTTTCACCCTTGCAGGTTTTGACATGGCTGAACCCAACGGGGTAATCTCGCCTTTCGGCGCTGGCTGTGCCACCATTGTCCAGTACCCATATCTTGAGAAGGACTCCGATAGTCCAAGGGGAGTTCTCGGCATGTTCGATGTCTCAGCGCGTCCTTTTGTTCCCGAGAACGTGCTCACATTTTCAGTTCCCATGAACAAGTTTGTAACCATGATAGAGAATATGGAGGAGAGTTTCCTTATCACCGGGTCATGGAAGATGGTGCAGAAGAGGATAGCGTCTGCCCGTAAATAA
- a CDS encoding Bro-N domain-containing protein translates to MDSKEALVVFEGAKIRRTWHDEQWFFSVVDVVRVLTDSADPKDYWYRLKKREAESSGIELSTFCRQLKLLSTDGKKYETDCANTESMFRIIQSIPSKKAEPFKRWLAKVGYERIQEIENPELAQDRAKEYYELKGYPEDWIEKRLRGVAIRQELTDEWRERGADEKRDYAILTNEISKATFGKSIKEHRKIKSLDPLNKNQNLRDHMTDLELIFTMLGEKSTTEITKSWDSKGFDECLDSSKEGGKIAGNARKELEKKTGRKVVSSENFLSITGKKETKKLK, encoded by the coding sequence ATGGATTCAAAAGAAGCGCTGGTAGTATTCGAAGGAGCTAAAATAAGACGAACATGGCATGATGAACAATGGTTTTTCTCAGTGGTTGATGTTGTAAGGGTTTTGACAGACAGCGCCGACCCAAAGGATTACTGGTACAGGCTAAAAAAACGCGAAGCCGAGTCAAGCGGAATCGAGTTATCGACATTTTGTCGACAACTGAAATTGCTATCAACCGACGGCAAAAAATACGAAACCGATTGCGCAAACACCGAATCCATGTTCAGGATAATCCAGTCCATCCCCTCAAAGAAAGCCGAACCCTTCAAAAGATGGCTGGCAAAAGTAGGATACGAAAGGATACAGGAAATAGAAAATCCCGAACTGGCGCAGGACAGGGCGAAAGAATATTATGAACTCAAAGGCTATCCTGAAGACTGGATAGAAAAAAGGCTCCGTGGCGTCGCAATCAGGCAGGAACTCACGGATGAATGGAGAGAAAGAGGGGCCGACGAGAAAAGAGATTATGCCATCCTTACAAACGAGATTTCTAAGGCGACCTTCGGGAAGTCGATTAAGGAGCATAGAAAAATAAAAAGCTTGGACCCGCTGAACAAAAACCAGAACCTGAGAGACCACATGACCGATCTGGAATTGATTTTCACCATGCTCGGGGAAAAATCCACAACGGAAATCACGAAATCATGGGACTCAAAAGGATTCGATGAGTGTCTTGATTCTTCAAAAGAGGGCGGGAAGATTGCGGGAAACGCAAGAAAAGAACTTGAGAAAAAAACAGGGAGAAAAGTTGTAAGTTCTGAGAACTTTCTCAGCATAACAGGGAAAAAAGAAACTAAGAAGTTGAAATAA
- a CDS encoding 3-dehydroquinate synthase II yields MKKEKAVWIKADSEAWEKNKPRVTTGLESGADCVLLNAGDIPKVRELGNIRIAAPSEEADITVVGRQSEGDGTKKLPPDFSNSGDIAEARRLTIGGKAVAGYVVIKNKRYEQFALELGKSCDFLVVIGTDWKVIPLENLIAGLQKLDVEIIAGVRNAEETKLALETLEHGSDGVLLDTDNLSEIKKVIAIRDRSGMEKVPLVKAKVTKVKQVGMGDRVCVDTASLMVPGEGMLIGSQSNGLFLVHSESEESPYVAARPFRVNAGAVHAYIRVGEKTRYLSELASGDEVLIVDSEGETRPAVVGRVKIERRPLMLVEAEVEGTRIKTLLQNAETIKLVGADGKPIAVTALKEGDEVLLYFEAAARHFGIKIEETIIEK; encoded by the coding sequence GTGAAAAAAGAAAAGGCAGTATGGATAAAGGCAGACAGCGAAGCGTGGGAAAAAAACAAGCCGCGTGTTACGACCGGGCTTGAGTCAGGCGCCGACTGCGTTCTTCTCAATGCCGGGGATATACCGAAGGTAAGAGAACTCGGGAATATCAGGATAGCGGCGCCCAGCGAGGAAGCCGATATAACAGTGGTAGGAAGGCAGAGCGAAGGCGACGGGACAAAAAAACTGCCCCCGGATTTTTCTAACTCCGGGGACATAGCCGAAGCAAGGCGCCTTACAATAGGGGGTAAAGCAGTTGCAGGATACGTGGTGATAAAAAACAAAAGGTACGAGCAATTCGCGTTGGAGCTTGGAAAATCGTGCGATTTTCTTGTCGTTATCGGCACTGACTGGAAGGTGATTCCGCTTGAGAACCTGATCGCAGGGCTCCAGAAGCTTGACGTGGAGATCATCGCGGGTGTCCGGAACGCGGAGGAGACAAAGCTTGCGCTTGAGACGCTGGAGCATGGCTCGGACGGCGTGCTGCTTGATACGGATAATCTCTCCGAGATTAAGAAGGTCATAGCGATTCGTGACAGGTCTGGAATGGAAAAGGTACCACTGGTAAAAGCCAAAGTTACAAAGGTTAAGCAGGTGGGCATGGGTGACAGGGTATGCGTGGACACAGCTTCGCTGATGGTTCCGGGAGAAGGAATGCTGATTGGTTCGCAGAGCAATGGGTTGTTCCTGGTGCATTCTGAAAGCGAGGAAAGCCCCTATGTGGCTGCGCGCCCGTTCAGGGTGAATGCCGGAGCGGTGCATGCCTATATCAGAGTCGGCGAGAAGACGCGCTACCTTTCAGAGCTTGCGTCGGGCGATGAGGTGCTGATAGTGGATTCTGAAGGCGAGACAAGACCTGCTGTCGTGGGCAGAGTGAAAATCGAGCGCCGCCCCCTGATGCTTGTGGAAGCCGAGGTTGAGGGAACAAGGATCAAGACGCTGCTTCAGAATGCTGAGACCATAAAACTTGTCGGCGCCGATGGGAAGCCCATAGCTGTGACCGCACTCAAGGAAGGGGATGAGGTGCTGTTGTATTTTGAGGCGGCGGCGAGGCATTTCGGGATTAAGATAGAGGAGACGATTATTGAGAAGTGA
- a CDS encoding 2-amino-3,7-dideoxy-D-threo-hept-6-ulosonate synthase has protein sequence MSEIGKKIRLERIMDRESRNMVIIPMDHGISMGPVRGIVNLADMVNRVADGGANAVLLQKGMAKHGHRGYGRDIGLIIHMSASTSLGPDPNDKVQVCSVEEAIKMGADAVSVHINIGSETEAKQLKKLGSVAEQCDSWGMPLIAMMYPRGKDIMNPNDPELVAHVARVGAELGADIIKTNFTGDIDSFRTVVEGTPVPVVMAGGPKTSTDEEFLAMVRSALDAGGRGVAIGRNVFQHENPTAMTHALTLIVHKGASVEEAMEALR, from the coding sequence TTGTCGGAAATTGGTAAAAAAATTCGTTTAGAGAGGATAATGGACAGGGAAAGCAGGAACATGGTAATAATACCGATGGACCATGGAATATCCATGGGACCGGTGAGAGGTATCGTCAATCTTGCCGACATGGTGAACAGGGTGGCAGACGGTGGGGCAAACGCTGTTCTTTTGCAGAAAGGAATGGCAAAGCATGGGCACCGCGGATATGGACGCGATATCGGGCTTATCATACACATGAGCGCATCCACTTCGCTCGGGCCAGACCCCAACGACAAGGTACAGGTATGCTCTGTGGAAGAAGCCATAAAAATGGGAGCTGATGCCGTGAGCGTGCATATCAACATAGGTTCTGAAACAGAAGCAAAACAGTTGAAGAAACTGGGCTCTGTGGCGGAGCAGTGCGATAGCTGGGGGATGCCACTTATCGCGATGATGTACCCGCGCGGCAAGGATATCATGAACCCGAACGACCCGGAACTTGTGGCGCATGTAGCGCGCGTGGGTGCTGAGCTCGGCGCAGATATCATAAAAACCAATTTCACAGGCGATATCGATTCATTCAGAACAGTTGTTGAAGGTACTCCTGTGCCAGTGGTAATGGCAGGAGGACCCAAGACCAGTACGGACGAGGAATTCCTCGCGATGGTTCGCTCTGCGCTGGATGCCGGAGGAAGGGGCGTGGCAATAGGCAGGAACGTATTCCAGCATGAGAACCCAACTGCAATGACACACGCACTTACCCTTATAGTTCACAAAGGCGCAAGCGTAGAGGAAGCCATGGAGGCGCTGCGGTGA
- a CDS encoding PQQ-dependent sugar dehydrogenase — protein MSKKIAWMLMALFAIALAAAVFLQYGFKPAVKSDSLNEINLPGGFNIEVFASNLGGSPVSYPGTNPGPRMMLFKDNVLFVTIPSQGRVVALPARNGDNKADETITFIDGLNEPHGIDYYEGWFYIAEENRVIRVKSIENGLIADRNTLEVLVDNLPTGGHFTRTVKVHNNSLYISIGSSCNVCYEQDERRAAIMKCNLDGTNCSVFARGLRNAVGFVFHPVTGRMYATENGRDNLGEDVPPDEINFVEEGKNYGWPLCYGKNIHDTDFDRNISDPCIDKTPSLIDLQAHSAPLGLAFYYGKSFPEEYRGRLFVAYHGSWNRKVPIGYKIVSIDMNTSTVVDFATGWLQSNDVLGRPVDIIVAQDGSLFVSDDNAGKIYRIYYAG, from the coding sequence ATGAGTAAAAAAATTGCATGGATGTTAATGGCATTATTCGCAATTGCATTAGCCGCAGCTGTGTTTCTACAATACGGCTTCAAGCCTGCCGTGAAATCGGATTCTCTCAACGAAATTAATTTGCCGGGGGGATTCAATATTGAGGTTTTTGCAAGTAATCTTGGAGGAAGCCCGGTTTCATACCCGGGCACAAATCCCGGTCCGAGGATGATGCTTTTCAAGGATAATGTTTTGTTTGTTACCATACCTAGCCAGGGAAGAGTTGTTGCGCTTCCTGCAAGGAACGGCGACAATAAAGCCGATGAAACAATAACGTTTATCGACGGGCTCAACGAGCCGCACGGAATAGATTATTATGAAGGCTGGTTTTATATCGCCGAGGAAAACAGGGTAATACGGGTAAAATCAATCGAAAACGGCTTGATTGCAGACAGGAATACACTTGAAGTTCTTGTTGACAATCTGCCAACAGGAGGTCATTTTACCAGGACGGTAAAAGTTCATAACAACAGTTTATACATAAGCATCGGCTCTTCATGCAACGTGTGCTATGAGCAGGATGAAAGGAGGGCAGCCATTATGAAATGCAACCTTGATGGAACAAATTGCAGTGTTTTTGCAAGAGGTTTGAGAAACGCGGTGGGTTTTGTCTTCCATCCTGTGACTGGCAGGATGTATGCCACGGAAAACGGGCGCGACAACCTCGGTGAGGACGTGCCGCCTGATGAGATAAATTTCGTTGAGGAGGGAAAAAACTATGGCTGGCCGCTATGCTACGGGAAAAATATCCACGACACTGATTTTGACAGGAACATCAGCGATCCATGCATTGATAAAACGCCGAGCCTTATTGATCTGCAGGCACACTCTGCGCCTCTTGGTTTAGCGTTCTACTACGGCAAAAGCTTCCCGGAGGAATACAGGGGCAGGCTGTTCGTGGCTTACCACGGCTCATGGAATCGAAAAGTTCCTATCGGCTACAAGATTGTAAGTATAGATATGAACACGTCCACAGTTGTGGATTTTGCAACAGGCTGGCTTCAGAGTAATGACGTGCTCGGAAGACCTGTGGATATTATTGTGGCGCAGGACGGCTCGCTCTTTGTTAGCGATGACAATGCGGGTAAAATATACAGGATTTATTACGCGGGGTAA
- a CDS encoding SAM-dependent methyltransferase translates to MNADTELSEILIKKIRQNGAIPFRDFMEMALYYPELGYYTSSKDKIGKRGDYYTSSNISPAFGEMLGKQIGEMWNILGEEGFTVVEMGAGTGLLSYDILYYLEKNQLYKSLDYCIVEKSPAMREKQRKRLGDRVRWCDSIHEVSGITGCVFSNELVDAFPVHAVTMESELMEVYVDYNNDFFEVLKPASKELKNYLAELNVVLPYGYRTEINLDAIKWIKEVASALKKGFVITIDYGYPSSELYQEYRNKGTLMCYYKHTSGENPYQHIGEQDITSHVNFSALAHFGSKNGVELCGFTDLAHFLFGLGIEEYLKKLQETNPQDYHKRLLQVKTLIMEMGETFKVLIQKKGVKCKELSGVKFQSRWKM, encoded by the coding sequence ATGAACGCAGATACGGAGTTGTCCGAAATTCTAATAAAAAAAATCCGGCAAAATGGCGCCATACCCTTTCGCGATTTCATGGAAATGGCGCTGTATTACCCCGAGCTTGGATACTACACTTCTTCAAAAGATAAGATAGGAAAAAGAGGGGATTACTACACCAGTTCTAACATCAGCCCTGCCTTTGGCGAAATGCTTGGAAAACAAATCGGGGAGATGTGGAATATCCTTGGAGAAGAAGGGTTCACGGTCGTTGAAATGGGGGCAGGAACCGGACTTCTTTCGTATGATATCCTCTATTATCTTGAGAAAAATCAGCTATACAAGAGCCTTGATTACTGCATCGTGGAAAAAAGTCCTGCGATGCGTGAAAAGCAGAGAAAGAGGCTGGGTGATAGGGTAAGGTGGTGTGATTCCATACACGAGGTTTCAGGCATTACCGGTTGCGTGTTCTCAAACGAGCTTGTGGATGCTTTTCCGGTGCATGCAGTAACTATGGAAAGTGAACTTATGGAAGTGTACGTGGATTATAATAACGATTTTTTCGAGGTTCTGAAACCTGCATCGAAAGAACTTAAAAATTATCTCGCTGAACTCAACGTGGTTTTGCCTTATGGATACAGGACTGAAATAAACCTTGATGCGATAAAATGGATAAAAGAAGTTGCATCTGCCTTAAAAAAAGGATTTGTCATCACTATTGATTACGGCTACCCTTCCTCGGAGTTATATCAGGAGTACAGGAATAAAGGGACGCTCATGTGTTATTATAAACACACTTCAGGTGAAAATCCCTACCAGCACATCGGTGAGCAGGATATAACCTCCCATGTAAATTTCTCGGCATTAGCTCACTTTGGCAGTAAAAATGGAGTGGAGCTCTGCGGATTCACCGACCTGGCGCATTTCTTATTCGGACTTGGTATCGAGGAATATCTGAAAAAATTACAGGAAACCAACCCGCAAGACTATCACAAAAGATTGCTTCAGGTCAAGACTCTAATCATGGAGATGGGCGAGACCTTTAAAGTGCTGATACAGAAAAAAGGTGTAAAGTGCAAAGAGCTATCGGGGGTAAAGTTTCAAAGTCGTTGGAAGATGTAG
- the nth gene encoding endonuclease III has translation MADEKVNEIVALLKKNYPDVKIALDFSNPLELLIATILSAQSTDKQINKVTKTLFKKYRTPQDYVKTPQEELEKDIYSTGFYRNKTKNIKKLCEILVNDFNSKVPDTMEDLITLPGVARKTANIVLSSAFGKREGIAVDTHVKRVSARLGFTKNTDPDKIEKDLMKTVPRNEWDIFALRLIQHGREICIAKKPKCEICFLNKVCPSAFTFG, from the coding sequence ATGGCGGATGAAAAGGTTAATGAAATCGTTGCACTCTTAAAAAAGAATTACCCTGATGTCAAGATCGCTCTTGATTTTTCAAATCCTCTGGAGTTGCTGATCGCCACCATTCTCTCTGCTCAGAGCACGGACAAACAGATAAATAAAGTCACAAAGACCCTCTTCAAAAAGTACAGGACGCCACAGGATTATGTAAAAACTCCGCAGGAAGAACTTGAAAAGGACATCTATTCTACGGGTTTTTACAGGAATAAGACAAAGAACATAAAAAAACTGTGCGAGATTCTGGTTAATGATTTCAACTCAAAAGTTCCTGACACCATGGAAGACCTGATTACGCTGCCTGGCGTGGCAAGAAAAACTGCGAACATCGTATTATCAAGCGCATTCGGGAAGCGAGAGGGAATTGCAGTGGACACGCATGTGAAAAGGGTTTCTGCAAGACTTGGGTTCACCAAGAACACGGATCCAGATAAAATCGAAAAAGACCTTATGAAGACCGTTCCAAGAAACGAGTGGGATATTTTTGCGCTCCGGCTGATTCAGCATGGAAGAGAGATTTGCATTGCCAAAAAACCAAAGTGCGAGATATGCTTTTTGAACAAGGTCTGTCCGAGCGCGTTTACCTTCGGATGA
- a CDS encoding 3'-phosphoesterase, which translates to MTLEEYQKHRDFSKSPEPKGGGKRSGGNIFVVHEHDASHLHYDLRLAMGGVLRSWAVPKEPPDKEGVKRLAIQAEDHPLEYADFEGIIPEGMYGAGTVRIWDKGEFNLEKDVGDELLFELKGRKLMGKYALIKTRFRGKDSWLFFKRK; encoded by the coding sequence ATGACGCTTGAGGAATACCAGAAACACAGGGATTTTTCAAAATCGCCCGAACCAAAAGGCGGCGGGAAAAGAAGTGGTGGGAATATTTTCGTAGTGCACGAACACGACGCTTCGCACCTGCATTATGACCTGCGCCTTGCGATGGGCGGTGTCTTGCGTTCATGGGCTGTGCCGAAGGAGCCGCCGGACAAGGAGGGCGTCAAGCGTCTTGCCATCCAGGCAGAAGACCATCCCCTTGAGTATGCAGACTTTGAGGGCATAATTCCTGAAGGTATGTACGGGGCCGGGACAGTGCGCATCTGGGATAAAGGCGAGTTCAATCTTGAAAAAGATGTGGGCGATGAACTGCTCTTTGAACTTAAAGGACGAAAGCTAATGGGCAAGTACGCCCTGATAAAAACAAGGTTCAGAGGAAAGGATTCCTGGCTCTTCTTTAAAAGGAAATGA
- a CDS encoding nucleoside deaminase codes for MDVYIEAAIEEAKKGLGEGGIPIGSILVKDGKIVGRGHNRRVQDNDPIMHAEIDCLRNAGRIGRYSGTVLYSTLMPCYLCAGAIVQFGIKKVIVGESETFAGAREFMESQGVLVVDLNNDECKQLMNKFIWDFPLLWKEDIGKL; via the coding sequence ATGGATGTCTATATTGAAGCGGCTATTGAAGAAGCCAAAAAGGGGTTAGGTGAGGGTGGAATTCCAATCGGTTCCATCCTTGTGAAGGATGGGAAAATTGTCGGGAGAGGACACAACAGACGCGTTCAGGATAATGACCCGATAATGCATGCGGAAATTGATTGCCTGCGTAATGCCGGAAGAATTGGCAGATACAGCGGGACAGTTCTTTATTCCACATTGATGCCCTGTTATCTTTGCGCCGGAGCGATCGTCCAGTTTGGGATTAAGAAAGTCATTGTAGGAGAATCTGAGACCTTCGCAGGCGCCAGGGAATTTATGGAATCTCAGGGTGTTCTGGTAGTCGATTTGAACAATGATGAATGCAAGCAATTGATGAACAAATTCATATGGGATTTCCCTCTGCTATGGAAAGAAGACATCGGAAAACTTTGA
- a CDS encoding antitoxin VapB family protein produces MATKTITIKEDIYKMLLSIKGTNESFSNFFERLVKSRSNIDKLRELRGSVEFMNKEALLGELSVKRRETRY; encoded by the coding sequence ATGGCAACCAAGACGATAACAATAAAGGAAGATATTTACAAAATGCTTCTCTCTATAAAGGGAACAAATGAGAGCTTCAGCAATTTCTTCGAGCGCCTGGTGAAATCCCGCAGTAACATCGATAAACTCAGGGAATTGAGGGGTTCTGTTGAGTTTATGAACAAGGAAGCTCTTTTGGGAGAGTTATCCGTGAAAAGAAGGGAGACAAGATATTGA
- a CDS encoding type II toxin-antitoxin system VapC family toxin encodes MILVDTDVLIEILDKNSKKGDEALRKIEDAGEDISLTSLNLHEILFGLYKYADNKKIENVKFLEVIDFTKNDAILSAKLEVKAEKRGEKIPRFDAMIAAVAINRGFKLFTFNKDHFEGFDELMLF; translated from the coding sequence TTGATTCTTGTTGATACTGATGTACTGATCGAAATCCTTGATAAGAACTCGAAGAAAGGAGATGAAGCGTTGAGGAAAATCGAGGATGCCGGAGAAGATATTAGCCTCACATCTTTAAATCTCCATGAAATTCTTTTCGGTCTGTATAAGTATGCTGATAACAAAAAGATAGAGAACGTAAAATTTCTCGAAGTTATTGATTTCACCAAGAACGATGCAATTCTCTCCGCAAAGCTTGAGGTGAAAGCCGAGAAGAGAGGTGAAAAGATTCCGAGGTTTGATGCAATGATCGCAGCGGTTGCGATAAACCGGGGTTTTAAGCTGTTTACTTTCAATAAAGACCACTTTGAAGGATTTGATGAGCTAATGCTGTTTTAG
- a CDS encoding CopG family antitoxin yields the protein MSKNKSSISKAQSYKEIGEYWDKHDLAEHWEETKPAEFEVDIKSEVTYYAVDNKLSAKVQEFARQHGVSPDTLLNLWLQEKLQEQNT from the coding sequence ATGAGCAAAAATAAAAGTTCAATATCGAAAGCACAGAGCTACAAAGAAATCGGTGAGTATTGGGACAAGCATGACCTTGCCGAGCACTGGGAAGAAACAAAACCAGCCGAATTTGAAGTTGATATTAAATCCGAAGTTACATACTATGCAGTTGACAATAAATTATCAGCAAAGGTTCAGGAATTTGCCAGGCAGCACGGTGTATCACCGGACACTCTTTTAAATTTGTGGTTGCAAGAGAAATTACAAGAGCAGAATACTTGA
- a CDS encoding FRG domain-containing protein, whose amino-acid sequence MTKPDSTSKVFLRGQYKDGTMIPSLFREDITKELFKSRYSAYKELITSIQNDFKKQRFKKDSVGPLLQNYGIKTPWLDLVANLYTAIWFATHNPKNEKTKPKFGWIYFIRTKLDNGAELKYYDLKEEQSSLSLRLHVQHGLSATRKDPAWNFNNRCLNDFVVATVKFRNNDKWKLEGPLFEKKYMFPSELYDSTYRYLKGNKKFINIINDITNKYDLSDGELGRIYEYI is encoded by the coding sequence ATAACAAAACCTGACTCAACATCAAAAGTTTTCCTTCGAGGTCAATATAAGGATGGTACCATGATACCTAGCCTTTTTAGAGAGGATATAACTAAGGAATTATTCAAAAGTCGATATTCAGCTTACAAAGAATTAATAACTTCCATTCAAAATGATTTCAAAAAACAACGATTTAAAAAAGATAGCGTTGGACCACTCTTACAAAATTATGGAATAAAAACGCCTTGGTTAGATTTGGTGGCTAATTTATACACTGCAATCTGGTTTGCGACACACAATCCAAAAAATGAAAAAACTAAGCCAAAATTTGGATGGATTTACTTTATTAGGACTAAGCTAGACAATGGCGCAGAGTTAAAGTATTATGATTTAAAAGAGGAGCAATCATCATTAAGCTTAAGATTACACGTTCAACATGGCTTATCTGCAACCAGAAAAGATCCAGCATGGAATTTTAATAATCGTTGCTTAAACGATTTTGTTGTAGCGACTGTTAAATTCCGTAACAATGATAAATGGAAACTAGAAGGGCCTCTTTTCGAGAAGAAGTATATGTTTCCAAGTGAATTATATGATAGTACATATAGATACCTTAAAGGTAATAAAAAATTCATAAACATAATTAACGACATTACAAATAAATACGATTTGTCTGATGGCGAATTAGGTAGAATTTACGAGTATATATAG